One genomic segment of Aquipluma nitroreducens includes these proteins:
- a CDS encoding cupin domain-containing protein, whose protein sequence is MKQIEKLSENENYTAVNLGSLDGLMDYSLIHPVRKTLIEGKVFLKDATDATGTEISFNMLPPRTEQPYFHIHRKNEETYIILKGFGFYQVDEDCFEIKEGSVIRVAPKGKRGIRNESDETMIYMVIQSKENSLEEYSTADGKRLPVEPKWR, encoded by the coding sequence ATGAAACAGATTGAAAAATTATCAGAAAACGAAAACTACACCGCAGTCAACCTTGGTAGTTTGGATGGGTTAATGGATTATAGTTTGATTCATCCGGTGAGGAAGACTTTGATTGAGGGCAAAGTATTCCTGAAAGATGCAACCGATGCAACAGGGACAGAAATTTCATTTAACATGTTACCACCCCGCACCGAGCAGCCTTATTTCCATATTCACCGGAAAAACGAAGAAACTTACATTATTTTAAAAGGTTTTGGATTTTACCAGGTTGATGAGGATTGCTTCGAAATAAAAGAAGGAAGTGTTATTCGTGTTGCACCAAAAGGGAAAAGGGGCATTCGGAATGAATCGGATGAGACGATGATTTATATGGTCATACAATCAAAAGAAAATTCGTTGGAGGAATACTCTACTGCTGATGGCAAAAGACTTCCTGTTGAACCAAAATGGAGATAG
- the lnt gene encoding apolipoprotein N-acyltransferase yields MRRVQLLFLSAISGILLSFPWIFPGLDWVLLFAFVPLLLVDSLQFKQRKSENLSSSFLFGFVAFLIWNIFSTWWISYVSLLGMLFITSLNSLFMSSVWWLKNKVHQKFGATSGYFSLIVFWIAFEFLNHHGLLPWPWLTLGNGFANTVKIIQWYEFTGVLGGSVWILLSNILIFIAVRNLLDQAHRKFVRSIGLALSAIISPIALSSYSYFNYSEKGVMQNVVALQPNIDPYTQKFVGMSTDDQISKLISLAESKITDSTDLILAPETSWPPLLEDSLAHQSPSLLPLTEIMKRFPDVSFIVGAITQRKFRNGEQISNTARQSDDGKYFFDVFNSAVMIDRTCRVQFNHKNILVAGVEKDPFREYFSFLPDYMLDLGGINGSLASGKEPKVFDLSGTGKIGSVICFESVFGEHVRQLVMNGANYIAVLTNDGWWKDFPGVWQHFGYSKIRAIETRRSVVRSANTGISGCINQRGDVLVQTKIDVCDGVSSRIGMNNSITFYVRHGDYLGWISLFLSGMIGIYFGLPKVGKGQKKSALIRL; encoded by the coding sequence ATATTTCCCGGACTCGATTGGGTTTTGTTATTTGCATTTGTTCCCTTGCTTCTGGTTGATAGCTTGCAGTTTAAGCAAAGAAAGTCTGAAAATTTATCGTCCTCATTTTTGTTTGGTTTTGTTGCATTCCTGATCTGGAATATTTTTTCGACCTGGTGGATTTCGTATGTTTCTCTTCTGGGGATGTTATTTATAACTTCACTCAATTCTTTATTCATGTCCAGCGTTTGGTGGCTCAAGAATAAAGTTCACCAGAAATTTGGCGCTACTTCAGGTTATTTTTCACTGATCGTTTTCTGGATTGCCTTCGAGTTCCTGAATCATCATGGTTTGCTTCCATGGCCTTGGCTGACTCTTGGTAATGGGTTTGCCAATACCGTGAAAATAATTCAATGGTATGAGTTTACTGGTGTTTTGGGTGGTTCGGTTTGGATCTTGCTATCCAATATTTTGATTTTTATTGCAGTTCGAAATCTGTTGGATCAGGCGCACCGGAAATTTGTCAGGTCGATTGGATTAGCCCTTTCTGCTATTATTTCCCCTATTGCCTTGTCGTCGTACTCGTATTTCAATTATTCTGAAAAAGGCGTCATGCAGAACGTGGTTGCTTTGCAGCCTAATATTGATCCATATACTCAGAAATTTGTAGGAATGAGTACCGATGATCAAATTAGTAAACTCATCTCCTTAGCCGAATCGAAGATTACTGATTCAACCGATTTAATACTGGCTCCCGAAACCAGTTGGCCGCCTTTGCTGGAAGATTCTCTTGCTCATCAAAGTCCTTCACTTCTTCCGCTCACTGAGATTATGAAACGATTCCCGGATGTTAGTTTTATAGTTGGAGCAATTACTCAAAGGAAGTTCAGAAATGGCGAGCAAATTTCAAATACGGCCAGGCAATCTGATGATGGTAAATACTTCTTCGATGTTTTCAATTCCGCAGTAATGATTGATCGGACCTGTAGGGTTCAATTCAATCACAAAAATATTTTGGTTGCTGGTGTCGAAAAAGATCCATTTCGGGAATACTTTTCTTTTCTTCCTGATTATATGCTTGATTTAGGGGGCATAAATGGTAGTTTGGCCTCGGGGAAGGAACCAAAAGTTTTTGATTTGTCAGGTACGGGAAAGATTGGCTCGGTGATCTGCTTCGAATCGGTTTTTGGTGAACATGTGCGCCAATTGGTGATGAATGGTGCCAATTACATTGCCGTACTAACAAATGATGGTTGGTGGAAGGATTTCCCGGGTGTTTGGCAGCATTTTGGCTATTCCAAAATTCGGGCAATTGAAACGCGTAGGAGTGTTGTAAGGAGCGCAAATACTGGTATTTCCGGATGCATTAATCAGCGTGGAGATGTGCTTGTCCAAACAAAAATTGACGTTTGTGATGGGGTAAGTTCAAGAATCGGGATGAACAATTCTATTACCTTTTATGTCAGGCATGGCGATTATCTGGGCTGGATAAGCTTGTTTCTTTCAGGAATGATCGGCATTTATTTTGGTTTGCCGAAGGTGGGAAAAGGGCAAAAAAAATCCGCATTAATTCGATTGTAA